The following are encoded together in the Triticum dicoccoides isolate Atlit2015 ecotype Zavitan chromosome 6B, WEW_v2.0, whole genome shotgun sequence genome:
- the LOC119322346 gene encoding cyclase-like protein 1, whose amino-acid sequence MAAAALTLLLLVLLPARHALATTAGDAHPGYAGAEADTCGAAIGGSPPSAGGAAGRRHGPALEEYGGGRIVDITHAYRPSMPAFAPGATVGPLVRLKASMEDGSEYNLSELRMECHMGTHVDAPGHMNQAHFAAGLDVDTLDLDVLNGPALLVDVPRHTNITAESMKSLNIPKSVRRVLFRTLNTDRGLMWKAAGDMSYVGFTEDGARWLVDNTDIKLVGIDYISVAAFDHLISAHVAFFKNADIILVEALKLDNVNTGLYMLHCLPLRLVGSEGSPIRCILIK is encoded by the exons ATGGCCGCGGCGGCTCTCACCCTCCTCCTGCTGGTCCTCCTCCCGGCGCGCCATGCTCTCGCCACAACGGCCGGCGACGCGCACCCGGGCTACGCGGGCGCGGAGGCCGACACCTGCGGGGCGGCGATCGGCGGCTCTCCCCCCTCTGCAGGAGGCGCGGCAGGCCGGCGCCACGGCCCGGCGCTGGAGGAGTACGGGGGCGGGCGCATCGTGGACATCACGCACGCGTACCGCCCCAGCATGCCGGCGTTCGCGCCCGGCGCGACGGTCGGCCCCCTCGTGCGGCTCAAGGCGTCGATGGAGGACGGGTCGGAGTACAACCTGTCGGAGCTCCGGATGGAGTGCCACATGGGCACCCACGTCGACGCGCCGGGCCACATGAACCaggcccacttcgccgccggcctCGACGTCGACACGCTCGACCTCGATGTCCTTAACG GTCCTGCCTTACTGGTCGATGTTCCAAGACACACAAATATAACAG CTGAATCCATGAAATCCCTAAATATACCGAAAAGTGTTCGTCGTGTTCTCTTCAGGACATTGAACACAGACAG GGGGCTCATGTGGAAGGCAGCTGGTGATATGAGTTATGTTGGATTTACAGAGGATGGTGCCCGGTGGTTAGTTGACAACACAGACATCAAGCTGGTTG GGATTGACTATATATCAGTTGCTGCGTTTGATCACTTGATCTCTGCCCATGTGGCCTTCTTCAAAAATGCG GATATCATCCTAGTCGAAGCCTTGAAACTAGACAACGTGAACACTGGACTATACATGCTGCACTGCTTACCTCTGAGACTGGTTGGCTCTGAGGGCTCACCAATTAGGTGCATTCTTATCAAGTGA